From the Rhizobium sp. WSM4643 genome, the window TCGCGCTTTGCCGCGGCGTCCTTTTCGGCCGCCGCCAGCGCGGTGAGCGCCTTGGCGAGATCGTCGAATGTTGTTTTCGATGCGTCGTAGGCGTCGACCGCAGCATGCATCTGCTTGGCGGTGGCCGCGTCGGCGGCGGTCTTCATCTTGGTGTCTGCCTCGGCAAAACCTGGGGCCTTGTCGCCGCCGGCGGCTGAAGCAGCAGCTTTCGCCTTCTCGGCATTCTCCTTGGAGATGCCGATCAGCGCGTTGCCGAGATTGATGGCGGCCGTCTGGAAGCCCGGAAGCGCCTTTTCATAGTCTTCGTCCTTGAGCAGCGCATCGGCCGATGTCAGCGCCGCAGCGCCCGTGTCATAGGCGAGCTTTGCCTGATCACCGGAAGCGCGCTCCGGCGCCTTGGCGGCGATCGCCTTCTGCTTGCGGCTTTCGGCCTCCTTCTTCCATGTGCCGACGTCGGCGACAAGTTTTGGGTCCGGGCGGAGCAGCTTCGGGATGGTGACGACACCGACGCCGATGCAGATCAGGAGCAGCGCGCCGATCATCGACAGTTTGGCAAGCGTCCACTTTATCGGTTTCGGCGCCTCCTGCTGCTGTTGCATGCCGCCGCGCGGATCCCACGACATCGGCTGGATGCCGGTCGTGACGCGCGCGAATTCGCCCAGCGCATCGGCGCCCATGCGCGGTCGCTGGGCCGGGTCGCGGCTCAGCATCCTTTCGACAAGGCTTGCAAGCCCCTCGGGAAAACCCGGAACCAGCACGTCCAGGCGGGGAAAGACGTTGGAAGGGTCGAGATGGATGTTCTTCCAGCTCTGCTCGCGCTGGTGTTCGTCCTCCCAGACCATGACGCTGTCGAAGACGCTGGCATAGGTCTGCCGCGGCAGGAAAAGCTTATAGGCGATCATGCCCATGGCGTAGATGTCGAGCGCGGATGAGGCGGAGAAGCTGCCGCTCGCATAGATTTCCGGCGCGCCGAATTCCGGCACATAGGGCGGGATGATGTGCTCGCCGATCTTCGAGATCAGGTGCAGGTTGCCGATCCGGACCGACAGGCCGGAATAATCCTCCGACACATAGATGCATTGGTCCGTCAGGGCATTGTGGGCGTAACCGGCGCCGTGCAATGTCGCCAGGCCTTCGAGGATGTGGCGGCCGATCTCGACGGCGCGCTCGTAAGCCACCATCTCCGTTTCGTCGAGATATTGGTGCAGCGTTTTCGACGGCCGCTTCTCGACGATATAGAAATTGTCGTCTTCCGGCGACGGCGGAATGAGATCCTCGATTTCGACGAAGCGCCGCGCCGTCAGAGATTTGGCCTCGTTGATTGAGGTCCAGACCCGCTCGAAACGAGCCTTGTCCAGTTTCAACGCCACATCGGGCGTGACGATGAAGACCGCATGGTCCATCCGCTTGTCCTGAGCGGGATAGACGATGAATTCGTTTTCATAGATCGGTTCGCCGATCGTGTAGCGGGCGATCAGATCACTTCTCATGCACGTGTCCCCCTGCATTCATTGCATTCATGAAACCGAATTCTATTCGCCCGCCAGAAGCGGATCACCGATCAGGCCTGCGGCCAGCAGCAGGCCGGTCTTTGTGTCGCGAAGCGCGAAGGCAAAACGGGCATCGGCGACCACGCGAACAAGCTTCGGATCGATGCTGCGTTCCGTGACCACAGCCGTGGCCGCTGCCGCCTCCGTACCGTTTTCGTCAACCTTGATCATCGTCTTCTGCAGGACGCGCGACAAGCGGATGTTTTCCTTGGTGAACCCCGGGAACCCCGCATCCTTGGCCTTCTCGGGCGCCACTCCCATCGCATTGAGTACCGGCATCAAATCACGCCCGTCGTTCAGGGAAAAGCGTGGCAGGAAGATTTCGCCCCTGGCGGCCTCAAATTTTTCCCCTTGCAGCCAGGAAGCGAGCGCCTTCAGGTCCGCCCCGCCGACACCCTTGCCGGAGCGCGCCGCCACCACGACCATGCTGTAGCCCTCGCCGGCATAGGCAAGGTCGACGGCGGTGAATTTCTCGTCGGAGCGGAATTTTTGGCCATCGCCGGCAAGATGCATCATCGGTACCGAAATTGTCGAGCCATCCGGCCGCTGAAAGGGGCTTGCCGGGCTCTCCTTCTCGAACGACGTCTTCCAGCGCGCCTTGAAGGAGAGCGCGCCGAGGCTGACGAAGCCGCCGCCGGGCGGTGCGTCGAGAATTGACGGAATGGCGCCCCTGGTGGCGTCCTTGACCCAACCGTTGATGTGCTCGACCGATTTCGGTCCGTCGAGATCCTCGATCGAGGGTTTGATGTGGTGGCCGGCGAGCATCGAGAGCGCATCGGGAACAAGCACCAGCTTGTCGTCGAAGACGATCGCGACCGCCATCGCCAAAGGCGCATCCGCCGCTGCCGGCTTTTCCGGGGACATCGCCTCGAACGCCGTTTCCGGTCCCTTCACCTCGCCGCCGAAGCCGAGGCCCTTGGCGATCGAGGCCTTGGCCGCATCGGAGGCGCCGAGGCTTGCAAGGCCGAGTGCTGCGGCAAGGCTTGCCGGCGACACCATGATATTGGCAGCACCCTCCTTTGCCAGGCTGCGGTCGATCAGTTCGGCGGCAAGCCCGGTTTGCGCGGCAAGCATCGCCTTGCTGTCGCCGGAGTTGCCGGCAGGGGCGGCCGGGGCAAGCGCCATCAGGGAAGCGGCAAGACCCGCCAGCAGAGTGGATTTCGGCATGGTTCGCTCCTGTTCAGCGGACGCGATAGAATTTGGAATCGAACGACCATTTGCCTTGGGCGCCGGTTTCGTCGTCGCCGACGATCCTGAGGCTTCGGGCGAGATCGTAGACATAGTTGAAGGCGGCGCGCTGGCCGACGAGCGGCGTTGGCACATCGGGCAGGTCGAGCACTTCGATCGGCTTGTCGCTGAGGATGGCAACGACCATGCCGACGCCAGCCGGCCCCTCCACCACATATTCGAAGCCGGTATAGGGATTGCGCGCATCGGGCACGACGACCGGCCGGGCCGGATCGAGCCGGTTGTCGCCGCTTTTGGCTGATGGTTTCAGCCCCATCGAGCGCTTGTTCGGGTAAAGCTGCGTCAGCTTGCCGGAGGCGTCGATATCGACCAGGATCAAGTAACCGGACGTTTTGGTCGAGACGCGCATCGCCACCTTGTCGCCGATGCTGACCGCGGTGCCGGGCAGCACGTCGACGGCGACGCCGGCCTCATTGTCGCTCTTCAGCGTGTTTTCGACGGCGGCGACCGGCGTCTTCGCCTCCTCACCGGTGATCACATCCCGGCCGAGCGCATCCGGCTGGCCATAAAATTGCGGCACCGGCGTGAAGCGGCAATCCTCCGCATGCGTCCGGCAATATTCGTCCGATTTGCGCCGGACATAATCGAGAAGGGCGGCATTGCTGACATTCGGCTTGTCGGCGGCGCGTGCCACGCCATCCTGCACGCCTTCGATGAAGCGGCGGGTGAAGACGCCGACCGGCGGCTTGGCCTCGCGGTCGACGAGCGCCCACTGCCCTGCGTTGACTGCCGACCAGACCATCGCACTTTCGCCGCCGAAGGAGAATTTTGCTTCCTTGCCTGATTTGTTCGGCGGTTCGAGCGCTGCCAGCGCCGGGCCGAGGCAACGCACGGTGCCGGAGGGTGCGGCCACAGCGCTGCGGCTGCCGGGCCCGACATGGCAGGCATCGATCAGCAGCGTCACACGGCGGTCCTTGAGGCTGTTCAGCCGTGCGGCGATCTCGGTTTCGCGAATCTGGTTGGTGACCGTCACCTTGCCGCCCTCGCGCACCAGCTTGGCATCGACTGCAACCAGCGTCGGGCTCGTCGTTTCATCGGCGCCCATTTCTTCCGAGCCCTGGCCGCTGAAATAGAGGAAGACACGGCTTCCGGGTGTCGACTGGCGCACCAGCCAGTCGTCGATCTCGGCCAGGATCGCTTCGCGGGTCGCCTTGCGGTTGGTCAGCGTATGAATCTGCTCCGGGCGATAGGCGAGCGTCTTGACGAGGAAGACCTGCATCGCCTTCACATCGGTCGCGGAGCCGGTCAGTTTGGCCTCGCGCATCTCGTACTCGTCGATGCCGATCAGCAGTGCGCGATCGCCGGGCGAGCTTTCGATCACCGGCATCTGGGCGACCGGCGGCTGCACGGCGGGTTCGTCGGTGACGGGCTTGTCAGCCGGCAAGGTATCGCTGGCGGGCGTGTCGGCAGCAGGCGTTTCGGTCGTCGCGGCTGGCGCGGTATCGCCAGCCGGCGGAGTGGTGATGGCGAGATTGGCTTCTTCCTGTCCGGACTGCCTCTGCTGCGTGCCGCCACTGGTCGTGGTGGACGCGACCTGATCGTCGGCAGCGGGCCCTTCAACGTCAGGCACGTCGCCGTCGGTCTTTGCGGCGATCCAGTCGCGGAAGGCGGCCACACGGGTATAGACGCCGTAATGCTCGGCCTCGGCGCAGCCGGCGCCCCAGCTGACGATGCCGAGCTGGATCCAGCGCTTGTCGGGACGCTGGGCGACGAGCGGCCCGCCGCTGTCGCCCTGGCAGGCATCCTTGCCGCCTTCGGCGTAACCGGCGCAGACATTGCGCTCATCGATCGGGTTCATCCGCATCGAGCTGTCGCGATAGGCGGCGCGGCAGTCCTCGCGCGGGACGATCGGCAGTTCCACTTCCTGCAGCTCGGTCGGCAGATATTTGTCGTCCCAGCCGTGATCGGCCTTGGTGTAACCCCAGCCGGTGACGACGGCCGGGTGGCCGGCGGCCTCCACCTCGTCGTCCGAGGCCGAGGCAAGGATCGCCGGCTTCGATTTGGCGGGCTCGCTCAGCTTGATCAGGGCGATGTCATTGGCGAAGACCTTGCGGTCGAAATCTTCGTGAATGATCACGTCTTCCACGGCAAGCCCCGGCTTGTCCGGCCCGTCGACCGCGATCACCTTGTCGATCTTCGACTTGCCCTCGACGATCAGCAGGTCGCGGGCGAAGAGATCCTGCTTGCCGGAGCGGCCGCTGGTGACGCAATGGGCGGCCGTCAATATCCACCGCGGTGCGATCAGCGAACCGCCGCAATGGCCGCCGAAGCGGCCGCGCTGTTCGGGATCGGGCGCCAGGATCTTCACCTGCCAGGGCCATTCGCCCTTCTTGGCCGCCTGGCCGCCGATGACACGTCCGCCATCCTCGCCGGCAAAATCGGTGTCCTGCTGCGCCAGCACGGGAGTAGCCAGAAGCAGCATGACCGACGCAATAGTGAGGACCCTGCTGATCGACGTGCTCATAGCTTGGCTCCGGCGGAGGTATAGAGGACCGTAAATCCGACACGTGCGCCCTCGGGCAGGAATTCGCCGAGGCGTTTGGCGATATTGCCGGCGGTGCGACGCCTGTCGTTCTGCTTCAGGAATTCCACAAGTTCGGGCATCGGGGTTTCAGAGGTGACGGCGACGAGCAGGTCCGTGCCGAAAGGTGCGACGACGGAAAGATCGAGATCGAAGGTCTGAGACATCGCAGCATCGACCTCCTTCTCATTGGGATAGAGGAACTGCACGGTTCCATCGCCGGTGACGTCGAAGAGCACGAGCTTGCGGCCTGATAAATCCGAAACTGTGACGCCGACCCGCTCGCCTTCACGATGGAGGGTGTCGGAAGGCGTCACGCGTACGGTCTGCGGGTTTGTCTCGGACAGCCGCTTGAGGGTATCGAGCGCGGCCATCCGGTCGACGACGAAGGGCATGTCGCCGGCGCCGATGGCGGAGGCGACGACATCGCCGCCGGCGATCGCCTCGCGTTTTTCGGGATCGAAGACGAGTTCGGCATTAGCACCCTGCGTTAGCTTGAACGGCGTGACGGCTGATGCAATCCCCTGCAGCACCGGCTCGGAGCCGAGGGCGGCAACGCTGATCGGTGCGGGCTCGGCGGGCAGCGGAGCGTTTGGTTTCTCCGTCGCCGCCTGCGCCCCCGCCCCTTGGTAATTATAGACGACGGCACGATCGAGATCGGTTCCGGGCGGACTTTCGGTAAAGATGTTCTGCCGCTGATCGGTGAACTGGTAAACCGCCTGGCGCACATATTCGAAGAGCTCGCGGCGGCTGACGGCGCCGTCGCCGTTGCGGTCGGCCGCCCCTTCGAAAGCGCGAGCGGTGGCATAGCTCAGCGCGCCGCG encodes:
- a CDS encoding protein kinase domain-containing protein — encoded protein: MRSDLIARYTIGEPIYENEFIVYPAQDKRMDHAVFIVTPDVALKLDKARFERVWTSINEAKSLTARRFVEIEDLIPPSPEDDNFYIVEKRPSKTLHQYLDETEMVAYERAVEIGRHILEGLATLHGAGYAHNALTDQCIYVSEDYSGLSVRIGNLHLISKIGEHIIPPYVPEFGAPEIYASGSFSASSALDIYAMGMIAYKLFLPRQTYASVFDSVMVWEDEHQREQSWKNIHLDPSNVFPRLDVLVPGFPEGLASLVERMLSRDPAQRPRMGADALGEFARVTTGIQPMSWDPRGGMQQQQEAPKPIKWTLAKLSMIGALLLICIGVGVVTIPKLLRPDPKLVADVGTWKKEAESRKQKAIAAKAPERASGDQAKLAYDTGAAALTSADALLKDEDYEKALPGFQTAAINLGNALIGISKENAEKAKAAASAAGGDKAPGFAEADTKMKTAADAATAKQMHAAVDAYDASKTTFDDLAKALTALAAAEKDAAAKRETVDRIGAGDSPDVKKASGLMTEAKTKAEQWQMPAATSGYGDAAKLFDAVIADVMAAKDEATALKQKVADLNASIATRAGAADPTLAALAPKIGEADGRYAAEAYKLAVVAYQPILADLEALSARGFCPVSQTLAFETVPAGSYSLENVRLMTSSMKELGGMLGVANGAVKIDKSFCMQTKAVTRAEMAEYYTANSDPAAAKAYADNPQQPADDVPLAVAQNYTAWLSKQLNDPVHLPSATEWMASAAKITPEKLPDNGDIILQWSATPCEAGGNVAFMAQEGSTFVVCSDASAGGIFRVTAELR
- a CDS encoding serpin family protein; this translates as MPKSTLLAGLAASLMALAPAAPAGNSGDSKAMLAAQTGLAAELIDRSLAKEGAANIMVSPASLAAALGLASLGASDAAKASIAKGLGFGGEVKGPETAFEAMSPEKPAAADAPLAMAVAIVFDDKLVLVPDALSMLAGHHIKPSIEDLDGPKSVEHINGWVKDATRGAIPSILDAPPGGGFVSLGALSFKARWKTSFEKESPASPFQRPDGSTISVPMMHLAGDGQKFRSDEKFTAVDLAYAGEGYSMVVVAARSGKGVGGADLKALASWLQGEKFEAARGEIFLPRFSLNDGRDLMPVLNAMGVAPEKAKDAGFPGFTKENIRLSRVLQKTMIKVDENGTEAAAATAVVTERSIDPKLVRVVADARFAFALRDTKTGLLLAAGLIGDPLLAGE
- a CDS encoding trypsin-like serine protease; amino-acid sequence: MSTSISRVLTIASVMLLLATPVLAQQDTDFAGEDGGRVIGGQAAKKGEWPWQVKILAPDPEQRGRFGGHCGGSLIAPRWILTAAHCVTSGRSGKQDLFARDLLIVEGKSKIDKVIAVDGPDKPGLAVEDVIIHEDFDRKVFANDIALIKLSEPAKSKPAILASASDDEVEAAGHPAVVTGWGYTKADHGWDDKYLPTELQEVELPIVPREDCRAAYRDSSMRMNPIDERNVCAGYAEGGKDACQGDSGGPLVAQRPDKRWIQLGIVSWGAGCAEAEHYGVYTRVAAFRDWIAAKTDGDVPDVEGPAADDQVASTTTSGGTQQRQSGQEEANLAITTPPAGDTAPAATTETPAADTPASDTLPADKPVTDEPAVQPPVAQMPVIESSPGDRALLIGIDEYEMREAKLTGSATDVKAMQVFLVKTLAYRPEQIHTLTNRKATREAILAEIDDWLVRQSTPGSRVFLYFSGQGSEEMGADETTSPTLVAVDAKLVREGGKVTVTNQIRETEIAARLNSLKDRRVTLLIDACHVGPGSRSAVAAPSGTVRCLGPALAALEPPNKSGKEAKFSFGGESAMVWSAVNAGQWALVDREAKPPVGVFTRRFIEGVQDGVARAADKPNVSNAALLDYVRRKSDEYCRTHAEDCRFTPVPQFYGQPDALGRDVITGEEAKTPVAAVENTLKSDNEAGVAVDVLPGTAVSIGDKVAMRVSTKTSGYLILVDIDASGKLTQLYPNKRSMGLKPSAKSGDNRLDPARPVVVPDARNPYTGFEYVVEGPAGVGMVVAILSDKPIEVLDLPDVPTPLVGQRAAFNYVYDLARSLRIVGDDETGAQGKWSFDSKFYRVR
- a CDS encoding caspase family protein, translated to MSASVSMAAALALLTMAATDSLARVIEAPERGAVRAVLIGIDLYRNVPPLHGAVADAEDLSLSLRSVGVEDMTLLKNGAADREGIFHAIEAVTERAGPGDLVVLGIAGHGSSEPERVKGSKPSGRDEVYVLAGFDTRLPGSRERIFGDEFKALIRNLETKGADVVFIADTCHAGGMTRDVDPRGAEITWRQAPSYTIEEDDLAPISTTADALSTVFDFKRLTFLAAVDENTKSPEISIPGIPQKRGALSYATARAFEGAADRNGDGAVSRRELFEYVRQAVYQFTDQRQNIFTESPPGTDLDRAVVYNYQGAGAQAATEKPNAPLPAEPAPISVAALGSEPVLQGIASAVTPFKLTQGANAELVFDPEKREAIAGGDVVASAIGAGDMPFVVDRMAALDTLKRLSETNPQTVRVTPSDTLHREGERVGVTVSDLSGRKLVLFDVTGDGTVQFLYPNEKEVDAAMSQTFDLDLSVVAPFGTDLLVAVTSETPMPELVEFLKQNDRRRTAGNIAKRLGEFLPEGARVGFTVLYTSAGAKL